In the Harmonia axyridis chromosome 3, icHarAxyr1.1, whole genome shotgun sequence genome, one interval contains:
- the LOC123676885 gene encoding catalase-like: MKPLPSTTQLPRWKKNNKDQRKCITTAEGIPITHPTSSITVGEHGPIVLYDSNLIESLAHFNRERIPERVVHAKGSAAFGYFEVTNDITKYTTSKVFEMGKKTPIAVRFSRVAGSLGSADTDLDPRGFAIKFYTEEGNWDLVGNNTPIFFVKDPILFPQFIHSQKPNPVTNLREWNQFWDFLSLRQESVHQVMFLFSDRGIPKSYRHMHGYGSHTFSLVDKNQKLIYCKFHYKTDQGIKNLTPAEAQQIAGEDPNYYGRDLYDAIENKDYPSWTFYVQLMTPQEAKQKSYDPFDITKVWPHSEHPLIKVGKLVLNKNPSNYFAEVEQLAFSPSNITPGIWISPDRFLQGRLFSYADAHRYRLGANYAQLPINCPFKINTYERDGAANIINQGGTPNYYPNTFRETPECPYNYPLPQHIEGNVGHYDTGKTENNYHQANIFYNKVLDATARGRLEDNLLSTIKKITCEKVKNNVLQMFSNVDQTFGDNLKEKLRKSIKHEGF, translated from the exons atgaaaccCTTACCTTCTACGACCCAATTACCCAGatggaaaaaaaacaataaa GACCAAAGGAAATGCATCACAACTGCTGAAGGAATACCGATAACGCATCCTACCAGCAGCATCACTGTCGGAGAACATGGACCAATCGTCCTTTACGACTCGAACCTGATAGAGTCCCTGGCTCACTTCAACAGGGAAAGAATACCGGAAAGAGTTGTTCACGCCAAAGGTTCAGCTGCGTTCGGTTATTTCGAGGTCACCAATGACATCACCAAATACACCACGTCCAAAGTCTTCGAGATGGGGAAAAAAACTCCGATTGCGGTCAGATTTTCAAGAGTGGCTGGCAGTTTGGGGTCGGCCGACACAGATCTGGACCCAAGAG GTTTTGCAATTAAATTTTATACAGAAGAGGGCAATTGGGATTTGGTTGGAAATAACACACCGATTTTCTTCGTCAAGGACCCCATTTTATTCCCTCAATTCATCCATTCTCAGAAACCCAACCCTGTTACGAACCTGAGAGAATGGAATCAGTTTTGGGACTTCCTTTCTCTTAGACAAGAATCTGTGCACCAAGTTATGTTTCTATTTTCTGACAGGGGAATACCAAAAAGTTATAGGCATATGCATGGATATGGCTCGCATACTTTCTCATTAGTTGATAAGAACCAGAAGCTCATTTACTGCAAATTCCATTACAAAACCGATCAAG gTATTAAGAATCTTACACCTGCAGAAGCCCAACAGATTGCTGGAGAAGATCCAAATTATTATGGCAGAGATCTCTATGATGCAATAGAAAATAAGGATTATCCATCATGGACTTTTTACGTTCAATTAATGACTCCACAAGAGGctaaacaaaaaagttatgatccCTTTGATATCACAAAGGTGTGGCCCCATTCTGAGCATCCTCTGATAAAGGTTGGCAAGTTGGTGTTGAATAAAAATCCCTCGAACTACTTTGCAGAAGTTGAACAACTAGCATTCAGTCCTAGTAATATAACTCCAGGAATATGGATTTCCCCCGACAGATTTTTACAAGGTCGTTTATTTTCTTATGCTGATGCCCATAGATACAGACTGGGAGCAAATTACGCCCAACTACCAATAAATTGCCCCTTTAAAATTAACACTTATGAACGAGATGGTGCTGCAAATATAATAAATCAAGGAGGTACTCCAAATTATTACCCCAACACTTTTAGGGAAACACCTGAATGTCCTTATAACTATCCACTACCACAACATATTGAAGGAAATGTTGGGCATTATGATACAGGAAAAACTGAGAATAATTATCATCAAGCCAATATCTTTTACAACAAAGTTTTGGATGCCACTGCAAGAGGACGACTTGAAGATAACTTACTGTCtactattaaaaaaataacatgTGAAAAAGTGAAGAATAACGTTTTGCAAATGTTTTCTAATGTAGATCAGACTTTTGGAGATAATTTGAAAGAGAAATTGAGAAAATCTATAAAGCATGAaggattttaa
- the LOC123676882 gene encoding DNA polymerase theta — protein sequence MNDTLDYFAETQIENFVTENLLKTQRNQDIEGSSRELQSSISFDDSLFLQDYNSQVLSAIKYGDNLPIENSNEDNSKQNENDVFRNATLDQKKFEELSSNNTTENNITVDNENQSLKNVFFLTHNINQESKIHNGHYSELELSDPSKKINDNSDNFISPGLNNKAVEEKLINTQFNGNAISQKPFEVPETPLEIFEVEETEHCSKDIIKNDKLTVDIDSRDSQLLSSWGLPESVLKSYRKRKITLMFDWQLECLSKDGIFDKDKNLVYSAPTSAGKTLVAEILAMKCLFERKKKVLFILPFISVVREKVYYFQDLLGSSGKRVEGFMGSYNPPGGFQSVHLAVGTIEKCNSLVNRLMEENKLEDIGLVIIDEMHLIGDPHRGYLLELLLTKLKYVMAKNTNVQIQIVGMSATLPNLDLLANWLNAELYTTNFRPIPLHEMVYVNKELYNNEFKLLRKLSTFPDLVTDTDDILQLCLETIKISSSVLIFCPTKNWCENLAQQTAMAFWRIGKSDSELSKILHENLSIDKISEILEQLKYCPSGLDRILKNTVAFGVAFHHAGLTMEERDIIEGGFRNGGIKLLIATSTLSSGVNLPARRVIIRSPIFNGRPIDILTYRQMIGRAGRMGIDTEGQSILICQKSDYNTAKFLTQSSLKPVSSCLKDVSKFKRAILEIIASGVASSPEDLEVFSKSTLISIQEDETSEKLSPVSQVVEFLKNFNFIRLQKTEDGLNRYMPTALGKACLSSSLPPGEGLELFTELEKARQCFVLETELHLIYLVTPYSSCYQWPRIDWMLYLEFWEKLPLSMKKVGELVGVRESFIINATRGSVQESPKLLIHKRFFIALALQDLVNEKPLDEVATKFTCNRGLLQSLQQSASTFAGMVTSFSRQLGWSSVEILISQFQDRLQFGVSRDLLDLMKLPCLNSKQARTFYDAGIENLIQLANSDVYTIENILHKVMPFENAQEREGENEYDFKERNRLRTIWITGKQGLTERDAANLILNDARKYLEHEMGVKNIKWGTEKDEENSEQETNTLGQTIDEKEEPSINNESAIQMRKHDNPVNQITTNSKPVKDVSNNHKQINIQSILPQINKVHIINDSRPKEPLPKNENICFDSGISLPSETPRSNGSSLNSSSNDDLFEESLEETIEKVSSLSVDSRKRVHKSKMAPISKKVKVDTDQNIPIQSQDSSFDFRDKKDLSSEPIDLSKFFIIDVCKHHKLYQSFCMELRNQKKICLSLACRNIEDGTPKIGLNVEKIARNNYKYIFENRKVDGVAITWDGKHVFYLFMDDNGCEEKFNILKNYLQIKENCVEFFNSKECILMLNKAIGLDVCTKIEDPKVLDWLLEPDGREKDFHSMMNKYCLEAKGLSTLMETCRGHQSLGMNVENSIEPRMRASVEAVVTWNLMAVMKEILAEYPNNVIETFELEMDVILITSKMEISGIGIDISALESLMSSIKSSSKAIEQKIFSIAGRKFSLTSSKEIAKAIGLRTSKRTSTNKQILEESNHPISNLIIIWRKLSCTLSKMLQPLLGMIKNNRVHGRYISHTSTGRISMHEPNIQNVAKDFDFENTISKEIVSISCRSIFIPKKDNIFISADYCQLELRMLTHLSGDELLRNILNKDGDIFKSIAAKWNKISEKQVTEIIRNQTKQICYGIIYGIGSKALSQQLKIGVEEASTFMENFKNTYPGLKKYIQNVIDHCREKGFVETISGRRRNLSLIGDENPAIRSHAERQAVNTTIQGSAADLVKNAMKRIEDSFNDNFESKEKPTLVLHLHDELLFEVNRKYLSKTAHLLKKCMESVSLSVPFPVKLKIGESWGTLREQCDIY from the exons atgaATGATACTTTGGATTATTTTGCCGAAACTCAAATAGAGAACTTCGTTAcagagaatttattgaaaacacAACGAAACCAAGACATTGAAGGAAGTTCCCGGGAATTACAAAGCAGTATATCATTTGACGATTCCCTATTTTTACAAGACTACAATTCCCAAGTATTATCTGCCATTAAATACGGTGATAATTTACCAATTGAAAATAGTAATGAAGATAAttcgaaacaaaatgaaaatgatgttTTTCGAAATGCCACATTGGATCAGAAGAAGTTTGAGGAACTATCATCTAACAACAcaactgaaaataatataactgTAGACAATGAAAATCAATCTCTGAAAAATGTCTTTTTTCTTACACATAATATAAATCAAGAAAGTAAAATACATAATGGTCATTATTCAGAACTAGAATTATCAGATCCTTCAAAAAAGATAAATGATAATTCCGATAATTTTATTTCACCAGGGCTGAACAATAAAGCAGTGGAAGAAAAACTTATAAATACTCAATTTAATGGGAATGCAATATCACAAAAACCATTTGAAGTTCCAGAAACTcctcttgaaatttttgaagtGGAAGAAACAGAACATTGTAGTAAGgatattattaaaaatgataagcTAACAGTTGATATTGATTCTAGAGACAGTCAGTTGTTGTCATCTTGGGGTTTACCCGAATCAGTATTGAAGAGCTAtcgaaaacgaaaaattacATTAATGTTTGATTGGCAATTAGAATGTCTAAGTAAAGATGGTATATTTGATAAAGATAAAAATCTTGTTTATTCAGCTCCTACCTCAGCTGGCAAGACCTTGGTAGCTGAAATATTGGCAATGAAATGTCTttttgaacgaaaaaaaaaagttttatttattcttcCTTTTATATCAGTTGTTAGAGAGAAAGTATACTATTTTCAAGACCTTTTGGGTTCATCAGGCAAAAGGGTAGAAGGATTCATGGGTTCTTATAATCCACCAGGAGGTTTTCAATCTGTTCATTTAGCTGTTGGTACGATAGAAAAATGCAACAGTTTAGTGAATCGGTTGATGGAAGAAAACAAATTGGAAGACATAG GATTGGTGATTATTGATGAAATGCATTTAATTGGTGACCCTCATAGGGGTTATCTGTTGGAATTATTATTGACTAAATTGAAATATGTGATGGCTAAAAATACAAATGTACAAATTCAGATAGTTGGAATGAGTGCCACACTACCAAATCTAGATTTATTAGCCAATTGGCTAAATGCAGAATTATACACTACAAACTTCCGACCAATTCCACTTCATGAGATGGTTTATGTCAATAAGGAGctatataataatgaattcaaacTTTTGAGAAAGCTATCAACTTTTCCTGATCTAGTCACAGATACAGATGATATATTACAGCTATGTCTTGAGACAATCAAGATTTCATCTTCAGTCTTGATATTTTGTCCTACAAAAAATTGGTGTGAAAATCTAGCACAACAAACTGCAATGGCTTTCTGGAGAATTGGAAAGTCAGATTCAGAATTAAGTAAAATATTACATGAAAACCTGAGCATAgataaaatatctgaaattcTAGAACAACTAAAATATTGTCCATCAGGTTTGGATAGGATATTAAAAAACACTGTTGCTTTTGGAGTAGCTTTTCATCATGCAGGTCTGACAATGGAAGAAAGGGATATCATAGAGGGTGGATTCAGAAATGGTGGCATAAAGTTGTTGATTGCAACTTCAACTCTTTCTTCTGGTGTTAATTTACCTGCTAGAAGAGTTATCATTCGATCTCCCATATTCAATGGACGTCCTATTGATATTTTAACATATCGTCAAATGATTGGACGTGCGGGTAGGATGGGTATAGATACAGAAGGTCAAAGTATCCTGATCTGTCAAAAATCAGATTATAATACAGCGAAATTTCTAACTCAGTCTTCTTTAAAACCTGTCTCTAGTTGCTTGAAAGATGTTAGTAAATTTAAGAGAGCTATTCTAGAAATAATAGCTAGTGGTGTTGCCTCATCTCCAGAAGATTTAGAGGTTTTCTCTAAATCCACACTGATTTCAATACAAGAAgatgaaacttcagaaaaattaaGTCCAGTATCGCAAGtggttgaatttttgaaaaacttcaattttatCAGATTACAGAAAACTGAAGATGGCTTGAATAGGTATATGCCAACAGCTTTAGGTAAAGCATGCTTATCATCTTCTTTACCTCCAGGAGAAGGTTTGGAATTATTTACAGAACTAGAAAAAGCAAGACAGTGCTTTGTGTTAGAAACAGAGTTGCATCTTATTTATTTAGTGACACCTTATAGTTCATGTTACCAATGGCCAAGAATAGACTGGATGCTTTATTTGGAATTTTGGGAAAAGTTGCCACTGAGTATGAAAAAAGTTGGTGAACTAGTTGGTGTTCGAGAATCATTTATAATAAATGCAACGAGAGGTTCAGTCCAAGAATCTCCAAAGCTATTAATCCACAAGAGATTTTTTATAGCTTTGGCTTTGCAGGACTTGGTAAATGAAAAACCTTTAGATGAAGTAGCTACAAAATTCACTTGCAACAGAGGTCTACTTCAGTCTCTACAGCAATCTGCTTCTACATTTGCTGGAATGGTCACATCTTTCAGCCGACAATTAGGATGGTCTAGTGTAGAAATTCTTATCTCACAATTTCAAGATCGGCTCCAGTTTGGGGTGAGCAGGGATTTGTTAGATTTAATGAAGTTGCCTTGCTTGAATAGCAAACAAGCAAGAACTTTCTATGATGCTGGAATTGAGAATTTAATTCAACTTGCTAATTCAGATGTTTATACTATAGAAAATATTTTACATAAAGTAATGCCTTTTGAAAATGCTCAAGAAAGAGAAGGTGAAAATGAATATgatttcaaagaaagaaatagaCTAAGAACTATTTGGATAACTGGAAAGCAGGGTTTGACTGAAAGAGATGCtgcaaatttaattttgaatgatgcCAGGAAATATCTCGAGCATGAAATGGGTGTTAAAAACATAAAATGGGGTACAGAAAAGGACGAAGAAAATTCAGAACAGGAAACAAATACTTTAGGTCAAACTATAGATGAAAAAGAAGAGCCAAGTATAAACAATGAATCCGCAATACAAATGAGAAAACATGACAATCCAGTGAATCAAATAACAACTAATAGTAAACCAGTAAAGGATGTGTCAAATAATCATAAGCAGATTaatattcaatcaatattaCCTCAAATTAATAAAGTACATATAATAAATGACTCTAGACCAAAAGAACCATTACCCAAAAATGAGAATATATGTTTCGATAGTGGTATATCCTTACCATCAGAAACACCAAGAAGTAATGGATCTAGTTTGAATTCCAGTTCAAACGATGATTTATTCGAAGAAAGTTTAGAGGAAACAATTGAAAAAGTATCCTCATTATCTGTTGATAGCAGAAAAAGAGTTCATAAATCAAAAATGGCCccaatttcaaaaaaagtaaaaGTTGATACAGATCAGAATATTCCTATACAATCTCAAGATTCATCTTTTGATTTCAGAGATAAAAAGGATTTGTCATCTGAACCTATTGATTTATCgaagttttttattattgatgtaTGTAAACATCATAAACTATACCAAAGCTTCTGTATGGAATtgagaaaccaaaaaaaaatttgtttatcTTTAGCTTGTAGAAATATAGAAGATGGTACACCAAAAATAGGactgaatgtagaaaaaattgctagaaataattataaatatatttttgaaaataggaaAGTAGATGGAGTAGCAATCACGTGGGATGGAAAAcacgttttttatttatttatggacgataatggctgtgaagaaaaattcaatatactcaaaaattatctacaaattaaaGAAAATTGTGTTGAATTCTTTAATAGTAAAGAATGTATTTTAATGTTAAATAAAGCTATTGGCCTTGATGTGTGCACAAAAATAGAAGATCCTAAAGTACTGGACTGGCTACTTGAACCAGATGGTAGAGAAAAGGATTTCCATTCAATG ATGAACAAATATTGCCTTGAAGCTAAAGGCCTTTCAACACTAATGGAAACTTGTAGAGGTCATCAAAGTTTGGGTATGAATGTAGAAAATTCGATAGAGCCAAGAATGAGAGCATCAGTTGAAGCTGTAGTAACTTGGAATTTGATGGCTGTCATGAAAGAAATACTTGCGGAGTATCCCAATAATGTTATTGAAACATTTG AATTAGAAATGGATGTAATATTGATTACTTCAAAAATGGAAATATCAGGTATAGGAATTGATATATCTGCCTTGGAATCTCTTATGTCTTCTATTAAGTCAAGTTCTAAAGCCATAGAACAGAAAATTTTTAGTATAGCTGGTAGGAAATTTTCACTCACTTCTAGTAAAGAAATAGCAAAAGCTATAGGATTAAGAACATCTAAAAGAACAAGTACAAATAAACAAATCCTAGAAGAAAGTAATCATCCTATATCTAATCTCATAATTATTTGGAGAAAATTATCTTGCACGTTGAGCAAGATGTTACAACCGTTGTTAGGTATGATAAAGAATAATAGAGTGCATGGAAGATATATATCTCATACTTCAACTGGTAGAATATCCATGCATGAACCCAATATTCAGAATGTAGCTAAAGACTtcgattttgaaaatacaattaGCAAGGAGATAGTTTCTATAAGCTGCAGAAGCATCTTTATCCCCAAAAAAGACAATATCTTCATATCAGCTGATTATTGTCAACTAGAATTGAGAATGTTGACTCATTTGTCTGGTGATGAACTTTTACGTAATATATTAAATAAGGATGGGGATATTTTTAAGAGCATAGCTGCAAAGTGGaacaaaatttctgaaaaacag gtgacagaaattataagaaatcaaacaaaacaaatttgttATGGAATCATTTATGGCATAGGAAGTAAAGCATTATCTCAACAACTGAAAATTGGTGTTGAAGAGGCTTCAacctttatggaaaattttaaaaatacttATCCTggtctgaaaaaatatatacagaatgttATAGATCACTGCAGGGAAAAAGGTTTTGTTGAAACTATATCTGGCAGAAGGAGAAATCTATCACTAATCGGGGATGAAAATCCAGCAATAAGAA GTCATGCAGAAAGACAGGCAGTAAATACAACTATCCAAGGATCAGCTGCGGATCTTGTAAAAAATGCAATGAAGAGGATTGAGGATAGTTTTAATGACAATTTTGAGTCAAAAGAAAAACCAACTCTAGTTCTACATTTGCATGATGAACTTCTATTTGAAGTCAAtaggaaatatctttccaaaaccgcacatttattaaaaaaatgtatggAATCAGTTAGCCTTTCTGTTCCTTTTCCAGTGAAGCTCAAGATTGGCGAGTCCTGGGGCACTTTGAGGGAACAATgtgatatttattga